From Vigna unguiculata cultivar IT97K-499-35 chromosome 5, ASM411807v1, whole genome shotgun sequence, the proteins below share one genomic window:
- the LOC114184402 gene encoding uncharacterized protein LOC114184402: MTELSFSNTPTKKNELSSNLFSIFFNFCFSIFSHPLYFSYFIFFSPYLLRLLSFLSPLFITTALLLVALLTFTPNNLVQDKCGSEPSESKWGILLSVLQYFLAWLHSKADEMDEEMGLLGEVEAYLVMFQASIFEVFEPKSEGFEAVEAVECLTEAREDSCPIGDPKPSAKLDENLVPQPKFDFPLEDLPIFSARQSFEQDCPQRKIHEEKQTVLDEDPVEKVDEVEATVPVVEVKSLESLFQENEGLEELCCEKEQKEVRPLITEFNKVEESKEKLALRSGSKVNPMSDGEFGFGASGRVKSLSQRLEAKIGSPESKWVYSGCNDGGFGSMRVEKEWRRTLACKLFEERHNADGSEGMDMLWETYETESNKVVQKSKSKKGKKGEVEKSEDEEEEEEEMEGKLCCLQALKFSTGKMNLGMGRPNLLKFSKAIKGIGWLHHVGKHGRKSSHSN, encoded by the coding sequence GAAGAATGAGTTATCCAGTAACCTCTTCTCCATCTTCTTCAACTTCTGTTTCTCCATTTTTTCTCACCCTTTGTACTTCTCctacttcatcttcttctccccTTACCTCCTCAGGCTCCTCTCTTTCCTCTCCCCTCTGTTCATCACCACAGCCCTTCTCCTTGTTGCCCTTCTCACTTTCACTCCCAACAATCTTGTTCAGGACAAGTGTGGTTCCGAGCCTTCTGAGTCCAAGTGGGGCATTCTTCTTTCTGTCTTGCAATATTTTCTTGCATGGCTGCACTCCAAGGCTGATGAGATGGATGAGGAAATGGGGTTGCTAGGCGAGGTTGAAGCATATCTTGTCATGTTCCAAGCATCAATCTTTGAAGTGTTTGAGCCTAAGTCAGAAGGCTTTGAAGCAGTTGAAGCAGTTGAGTGCTTAACTGAAGCAAGAGAAGATTCTTGTCCAATTGGAGATCCAAAGCCCAGTGCCAAGTTGGATGAAAACCTTGTTCCACAGCCAAAGTTCGATTTTCCGTTGGAAGATTTGCCTATATTTAGTGCCCGACAGAGTTTTGAACAAGATTGTCCCCAAAGGAAGATACATGAGGAGAAGCAAACAGTGTTAGATGAAGACCCAGTTGAAAAAGTTGATGAAGTGGAAGCCACTGTGCCAGTTGTAGAAGTCAAGAGCCTAGAAAGCTTGTTCCAAGAAAATGAAGGGTTAGAAGAATTGTGTTGTGAAAAGGAGCAGAAAGAAGTGAGGCCACTGATTACTGAGTTCAATAAAGTTGAAGAAAGTAAAGAGAAATTGGCCTTGAGAAGTGGATCCAAAGTGAATCCTATGAGTGATGGGGAATTTGGGTTTGGTGCATCAGGGAGAGTGAAGTCTTTATCACAGAGACTAGAAGCAAAGATTGGGAGTCCAGAAAGCAAGTGGGTGTACAGTGGGTGCAATGATGGGGGTTTTGGTTCAATGAGAGTGGAGAAAGAGTGGAGGAGGACTTTGGCCTGCAAGCTGTTTGAGGAAAGGCACAATGCAGATGGGAGTGAAGGAATGGACATGCTTTGGGAGACTTATGAGACAGAGTCCAACAAGGTTGTGCAGAAGAGCAAGAGCAAGAAAGGGAAGAAGGGTGAGGTTGAGAAAAGTGAGgatgaggaagaggaagaggaggagatGGAGGGTAAGTTGTGCTGTTTACAGGCTCTGAAATTCTCAACAGGGAAGATGAATTTGGGAATGGGAAGGCCTAACCTTCTCAAATTCTCCAAGGCCATCAAAGGCATTGGATGGTTGCACCATGTTGGCAAGCATGGCAGAAAAAGTAGCCATTCAAATTAG